A stretch of the Desulfovibrio sp. X2 genome encodes the following:
- a CDS encoding L-lactate permease: MSIGALAIIAAIPIILALVLMVGMRWPATRAMPLAWLVTALAGVFVWQLPVGYIAALSIQGVITAIGILIIVFGAILILYTLRDSGGMETIQCGMQNISPDMRVQAIIIGYLFAAFIEGAAGFGTPAALAAPLLLALGFPAMAAAVICLVFNSFPVTFGAVGTPIVLGLTPLKDLVAKAAAAGGANVNFTDLASFNALIGQWASLIHVVMAFILPIFMLGFITRFFGPKRSWKTGFRAWKFCVFAAVAFSVPYLFFAWVLGPELPSLIGGLVGLGVVVWGAKQGFCLPKDEVFTFGPQSKWDPEWTGSVSAAEDCKFTAHMSQFRAWLPYVLIGIILVITRIPALGLKGFLAHQAISFKAILGFPTVNASIAYLYLPGTIPFMLVAILTIAIHGMNGAKVKAAWTDSIAKMKNPAIALFFAVALVSIFRGSGIGDTTLNPNAYPSMPLAMAHAVAAIVGLGWPMFASFVGGLGAFITGSNTVSDLLFSEFQWGVATTLHLPREIIVAVQAVGGAMGNMICIHNIVAACAVVGLSGREGDIMRKTFWPFLLYGLVTGIMALIFCFVLFPGTF, encoded by the coding sequence ATGTCAATCGGAGCACTGGCGATAATCGCCGCAATTCCAATCATCCTGGCACTCGTTCTCATGGTGGGCATGCGTTGGCCCGCCACCCGGGCCATGCCCCTGGCCTGGCTCGTCACGGCCCTGGCAGGCGTCTTCGTCTGGCAGCTGCCCGTCGGCTACATCGCCGCACTGTCCATTCAGGGCGTGATCACGGCCATCGGCATCCTGATCATCGTCTTCGGCGCGATCTTGATCCTCTACACGCTGCGTGACTCCGGAGGCATGGAGACCATCCAGTGCGGGATGCAGAACATCTCGCCGGACATGCGCGTGCAGGCGATCATCATCGGCTACCTGTTCGCCGCCTTCATCGAGGGCGCGGCGGGCTTCGGCACCCCGGCCGCCCTGGCCGCTCCGCTGCTCCTGGCGCTGGGCTTCCCGGCCATGGCCGCCGCGGTCATCTGCCTCGTGTTCAACTCCTTCCCGGTCACCTTCGGCGCGGTCGGCACGCCCATCGTGCTCGGCCTGACGCCCCTGAAGGACCTGGTCGCCAAGGCCGCTGCCGCCGGCGGCGCCAACGTCAACTTCACCGACCTCGCCTCCTTCAACGCCCTGATCGGCCAGTGGGCCAGCCTCATCCACGTTGTCATGGCCTTCATCCTGCCGATCTTCATGCTCGGCTTCATCACCCGTTTCTTCGGCCCCAAGCGCTCCTGGAAGACCGGCTTCCGCGCCTGGAAGTTCTGCGTCTTCGCGGCCGTGGCCTTCTCCGTGCCCTACCTCTTCTTCGCCTGGGTGCTCGGACCTGAGCTGCCGTCCCTGATCGGCGGCCTGGTCGGCCTCGGCGTGGTGGTCTGGGGCGCCAAGCAGGGCTTCTGCCTGCCCAAGGACGAGGTCTTCACCTTCGGCCCGCAGAGCAAGTGGGATCCCGAGTGGACCGGTTCCGTGAGCGCTGCCGAGGACTGCAAGTTCACGGCGCACATGAGCCAGTTCCGCGCTTGGCTGCCCTACGTGCTGATCGGCATCATCCTGGTCATCACCCGCATCCCGGCTCTGGGCCTCAAGGGCTTCCTGGCGCACCAGGCGATCAGCTTCAAGGCCATCCTGGGCTTCCCCACGGTCAACGCCTCCATCGCCTACCTCTACCTGCCCGGCACCATCCCCTTCATGCTCGTGGCCATCCTGACCATCGCCATCCACGGCATGAACGGCGCCAAGGTCAAGGCCGCCTGGACCGACTCCATCGCCAAGATGAAGAACCCGGCCATCGCCCTGTTCTTCGCCGTGGCCCTGGTCTCCATCTTCCGCGGCTCGGGCATCGGCGACACCACCCTGAACCCCAACGCCTACCCCTCCATGCCGCTGGCCATGGCCCACGCCGTGGCGGCCATCGTGGGGCTCGGCTGGCCCATGTTCGCCTCCTTCGTGGGCGGCCTGGGCGCCTTCATCACCGGCTCCAACACGGTCTCGGACCTGCTGTTCTCCGAGTTCCAGTGGGGCGTGGCCACCACGTTGCACCTGCCCAGGGAGATCATCGTCGCGGTCCAGGCCGTCGGCGGCGCCATGGGCAACATGATCTGCATCCACAACATCGTCGCCGCCTGCGCGGTGGTCGGCCTCTCCGGCAGGGAAGGCGACATCATGCGCAAGACCTTCTGGCCCTTCCTTCTGTACGGGTTGGTCACGGGCATCATGGCGCTCATCTTCTGCTTCGTCCTGTTCCCGGGGACCTTCTAG